From a region of the Latilactobacillus sakei genome:
- a CDS encoding PTS fructose transporter subunit IID — MTNSNYQLTKQDFKQINRRNLFTFQLGWNYERMQNTSYLYIMLPQIRKIYGDNTDELKQVMKNETQFFNTSNFFNTIITGTDLAIQEKEGIKSLETVSGLKVGLMGSFAAIGDSIFAALIPAIFGAIAANMAVAGNPTGVFLWIAVNIGIMYFRWRQLEFAYKEGVNLVTRMQAKLSALTDAATLLGVFMVGALVATMINIKIGTVIHLGDLNVVLQDKIDMILPKLIPAAIVGLVYWMLGRKNMTATRAIFIVLFVSIALSAIGVIAKG, encoded by the coding sequence ATGACGAACTCTAATTATCAGTTAACCAAACAAGATTTTAAACAGATTAACCGTCGTAATTTATTCACTTTCCAATTAGGCTGGAATTATGAAAGAATGCAGAATACAAGTTACCTGTACATTATGTTGCCTCAAATACGTAAAATTTATGGGGATAATACCGACGAATTGAAGCAGGTGATGAAGAATGAAACCCAATTCTTTAATACGAGTAATTTCTTCAATACGATTATTACTGGGACCGATTTAGCTATTCAGGAAAAAGAAGGTATTAAATCACTTGAAACTGTTTCTGGGTTAAAGGTGGGCCTAATGGGTTCTTTTGCCGCGATCGGTGATTCAATCTTTGCTGCTTTGATACCGGCGATTTTCGGAGCAATTGCAGCTAATATGGCGGTTGCTGGTAATCCAACGGGGGTTTTCCTATGGATCGCCGTTAATATTGGGATTATGTACTTCCGGTGGCGTCAACTTGAATTTGCGTATAAAGAAGGCGTTAATTTAGTAACTCGGATGCAAGCTAAATTATCAGCGCTAACAGATGCAGCCACGCTTTTAGGGGTTTTCATGGTGGGGGCGCTAGTAGCGACGATGATCAATATTAAGATTGGTACAGTTATTCATTTAGGTGATTTAAACGTTGTTTTACAAGATAAGATTGATATGATCTTACCAAAATTGATTCCAGCAGCGATTGTGGGCCTTGTCTACTGGATGCTTGGTCGTAAAAATATGACCGCCACTCGGGCAATTTTCATCGTATTATTCGTATCAATTGCCCTTTCAGCAATTGGGGTGATTGCAAAAGGTTAA
- a CDS encoding PTS fructose transporter subunit IIC, whose product MGIQWWQILLLTLYAGYQICDELTINSSAGSAVFAGFISGVIMGDMKTGLMIGGAMQLTVLGVGTFGGSSRIDANSGTVLATAFSVGLGMNQNQAISAIAVPVAALLIQTDIIARFANTFFAHRIDKLIEEHKYRAIERNYLYGAIPWALSRALPVFLALTFGGGLVNSVVSYMNSQLSWLATGLETAGAVLPAVGFAILLRYLPVKKHFPYLIIGFVLTAILATIYAAVGALGGAVTGVAKDFTYNFAGLPMLGIALIGFGFAAIEYKRGMDKHEATLSATPGVTKQAVELDDKGEIEDDEL is encoded by the coding sequence ATGGGCATTCAATGGTGGCAAATCTTATTACTAACGTTATACGCTGGTTATCAAATCTGTGATGAATTAACCATTAACTCTAGTGCGGGTTCGGCTGTTTTTGCTGGCTTTATCTCAGGCGTAATCATGGGCGATATGAAGACGGGCTTGATGATCGGTGGGGCAATGCAATTAACGGTTTTAGGTGTCGGAACGTTTGGCGGCTCTTCTAGAATCGATGCGAACTCGGGAACTGTTTTGGCAACCGCTTTTTCTGTTGGGTTAGGAATGAATCAAAATCAAGCAATTTCAGCAATTGCGGTACCGGTGGCAGCTTTATTAATTCAAACTGATATTATTGCGCGTTTTGCGAATACCTTTTTTGCACACCGGATTGATAAGTTGATTGAAGAGCACAAGTATCGCGCAATCGAAAGAAACTACCTGTATGGTGCGATTCCTTGGGCATTATCACGCGCACTACCAGTTTTCTTAGCATTGACTTTTGGTGGGGGCTTAGTTAACTCGGTTGTCAGTTATATGAATAGTCAATTGAGTTGGTTAGCGACCGGGCTTGAAACAGCAGGTGCTGTCTTGCCAGCCGTTGGATTTGCCATTTTATTAAGATATTTGCCAGTTAAAAAACACTTCCCATATTTAATTATTGGCTTTGTTTTAACGGCGATTTTGGCAACAATTTACGCTGCAGTGGGAGCTCTAGGGGGTGCTGTAACAGGTGTTGCAAAAGATTTTACTTATAACTTTGCTGGTTTACCAATGTTAGGGATTGCCTTAATCGGGTTTGGTTTTGCCGCAATTGAATACAAACGCGGTATGGATAAGCACGAGGCAACTCTTTCGGCAACACCTGGTGTAACTAAACAAGCCGTTGAATTAGACGATAAGGGGGAAATTGAAGATGACGAACTCTAA
- the lacD gene encoding tagatose-bisphosphate aldolase, translating to MLKLTPAKKEALKRLSTKDGIISALAIDQRGSLKKMIASDVQGNPEKEIVNFKVAVSEELTPFASSILLDPEYGLPAAKARDDDAGLLLAYEKTGYDATTPGRLPDILEDWSVRRIKENGADAVKFLLYYDTDEDDHINHLKHVFIERLGSECVAEDIPFFLELVAYDANNDDANGAAYAKVKPHKVIEMMKEFSKAQYHVDVLKVEVPVNMKYVEGFGDGEVVYTKAEAAAYFKEQAQATDLPFIFLSAGVTAKLFQETLIFAKESGSTFNGVLCGRATWKNGVKPFAAEGEQAGRQWLQTQGKQNIDELNAVLQKTATPWFGKVMA from the coding sequence ATGCTAAAACTAACACCTGCCAAAAAAGAAGCTTTGAAACGATTATCAACAAAGGATGGCATCATCAGTGCGCTCGCCATCGATCAACGCGGTTCATTGAAAAAAATGATTGCTAGTGATGTCCAAGGCAATCCAGAAAAAGAAATTGTTAACTTTAAAGTTGCTGTTTCCGAAGAACTAACACCATTTGCTTCATCAATTCTTTTAGATCCAGAATATGGCTTACCAGCTGCTAAAGCCCGGGATGACGATGCAGGTCTCTTATTGGCTTATGAAAAGACGGGGTATGACGCAACGACACCAGGGCGCTTACCTGATATTTTGGAGGATTGGTCAGTTCGTCGGATTAAGGAAAATGGTGCAGATGCGGTCAAGTTCCTTCTCTATTATGATACAGACGAAGATGATCATATTAATCACTTGAAACATGTTTTCATCGAACGTTTAGGAAGCGAATGTGTGGCAGAAGATATTCCATTTTTCCTTGAATTAGTGGCTTATGATGCGAATAACGATGACGCTAATGGTGCAGCCTATGCAAAGGTTAAACCACATAAAGTCATTGAAATGATGAAAGAATTCTCAAAAGCACAATATCACGTGGACGTTTTAAAGGTCGAAGTGCCGGTTAATATGAAATATGTCGAGGGCTTTGGCGATGGTGAAGTCGTTTATACAAAAGCAGAAGCGGCCGCATACTTTAAGGAACAAGCCCAAGCAACCGATTTACCATTTATCTTCCTAAGTGCCGGTGTGACAGCTAAATTATTCCAAGAGACATTAATTTTTGCCAAGGAATCAGGGTCAACCTTCAATGGTGTTTTATGCGGCCGAGCAACATGGAAAAACGGTGTCAAACCATTTGCTGCTGAAGGTGAACAAGCTGGCCGTCAGTGGTTACAAACACAAGGTAAGCAAAATATTGATGAACTAAATGCAGTTT
- a CDS encoding PTS fructose transporter subunit IIA, giving the protein MSTLVLTSHGRFCEELKKSVELIFGPQDEIRTLALLPEEGEADYSRKFKTLQAETNGDKLIVLADLMGGTPANQVAKLVMQGADIDLYTGMNMPMCISYLNAQMTGQPLNLVADATTGIKFLNEMLPKN; this is encoded by the coding sequence ATGAGTACATTGGTATTAACAAGTCATGGGCGTTTTTGTGAAGAATTGAAAAAAAGTGTCGAATTAATTTTTGGACCACAAGATGAGATTCGAACATTGGCGCTGTTACCTGAAGAAGGCGAAGCAGATTATAGCCGTAAATTTAAAACGCTTCAGGCTGAAACAAACGGCGATAAATTAATTGTGTTAGCCGATCTAATGGGTGGGACGCCCGCTAATCAGGTTGCTAAGCTGGTGATGCAAGGTGCTGATATTGATTTATATACTGGGATGAATATGCCAATGTGTATTAGCTATCTCAATGCACAAATGACGGGGCAGCCACTCAATTTAGTGGCAGATGCAACAACCGGTATTAAATTTCTCAACGAGATGCTCCCTAAAAATTAA
- the nagA gene encoding N-acetylglucosamine-6-phosphate deacetylase: MKNKVENGGYLAIIDGRFGTYQTEKPDGEIKDYSGKWIAPGLVDTHIHGLKGHDVMDNDFEGVKAMSDGLLECGVTSFLPTTLTAAPETLNEVIADIGDHYTEASGAKIQGVFFEGPFFTEEHKGAQNPKYFSDPSLEIFNHWQALAHGMIKKIAIAPERKGAKVFTATLKQQGVKVALAHSSATYEEAKEVVEAGASIFVHTYNGMSPLNHREPGMVGAAMTLKDVFAELICDGHHVHPQAAQALISVRGTDQTALITDCMRAGAMPEGPSMLGEFPVMVKDGAARLESGSLAGSVLMLKQAVKHIVDWNIATPAQAIKMASQVPAESVGIDNRCGSITPEHAADFIVFDHDLNLVETYLDGILRYQK, translated from the coding sequence TTGAAGAATAAAGTTGAAAATGGTGGCTATTTAGCCATTATTGATGGTCGTTTTGGAACATATCAAACAGAAAAACCAGACGGCGAGATTAAGGATTATAGTGGCAAATGGATTGCACCGGGACTCGTAGATACCCATATTCATGGCTTAAAAGGGCATGATGTAATGGATAATGACTTTGAGGGTGTTAAAGCAATGTCAGACGGGCTTTTAGAATGTGGGGTAACGTCTTTCTTACCCACGACCCTAACGGCAGCACCTGAAACATTGAATGAGGTGATTGCTGATATTGGGGATCATTATACGGAAGCTTCAGGGGCGAAGATTCAAGGCGTTTTCTTTGAAGGCCCATTCTTTACTGAAGAACATAAGGGCGCTCAAAATCCAAAGTACTTCTCTGATCCTAGTCTTGAAATTTTTAATCATTGGCAAGCGTTGGCCCATGGCATGATTAAAAAAATCGCCATTGCGCCGGAGCGAAAGGGTGCTAAAGTCTTCACGGCAACGTTAAAACAACAAGGCGTCAAAGTGGCGTTGGCCCATAGTAGTGCAACCTATGAAGAAGCAAAGGAAGTTGTTGAAGCAGGTGCTTCAATCTTCGTTCATACCTATAATGGCATGAGCCCACTAAATCACCGTGAACCGGGGATGGTTGGCGCCGCTATGACGCTCAAAGATGTTTTTGCTGAATTAATTTGTGACGGGCATCATGTCCATCCACAAGCCGCTCAAGCACTGATTAGTGTGCGAGGGACAGATCAAACCGCACTGATTACTGATTGTATGCGTGCTGGTGCAATGCCGGAAGGCCCATCAATGTTGGGTGAGTTCCCTGTAATGGTTAAAGATGGGGCGGCTCGCTTGGAATCTGGTAGTTTAGCAGGGAGTGTTTTAATGCTCAAGCAAGCTGTTAAACATATTGTGGATTGGAATATTGCGACACCCGCCCAAGCGATTAAGATGGCTAGTCAAGTACCCGCGGAAAGTGTCGGAATTGATAATCGATGTGGCAGTATTACACCGGAGCATGCTGCCGATTTCATTGTTTTTGATCATGATTTAAATCTTGTTGAAACTTATTTAGATGGTATTTTACGTTACCAAAAATAG
- a CDS encoding GntR family transcriptional regulator, which yields MYVVDTSYQGGVSVVTHKNNQPLYNQLVDTLKIKIENEMNVNDRLPSERELSTQYGLSRTTVRIALNELELMGYVHRQHGKGTFVSNLIKGQTDLGGTYSFTEQMKSLGKVPETKILSLKTMKANQFVAEGLGIAVDDDIIKMKRLRSADNEPMMLERTYLPLSKFPDLTLEMLQTTPLYELFMKRYNQTVKVADEILSVGIMTAKDAQLLKFYEGAPVLKLKRTTYNNKNEIIEYTLSVARGDKFTYHLRHQR from the coding sequence ATGTATGTGGTAGATACCAGTTACCAAGGAGGCGTTAGCGTGGTTACACATAAGAATAACCAACCACTTTATAATCAATTAGTGGATACTTTAAAAATTAAGATTGAAAATGAAATGAATGTAAATGATCGATTGCCCTCTGAACGTGAATTATCAACTCAATATGGATTGAGTCGGACGACGGTCAGAATCGCATTAAACGAACTGGAATTGATGGGATACGTTCATCGACAACATGGTAAAGGAACTTTTGTTTCAAATTTAATTAAGGGACAGACGGATTTAGGTGGTACCTACAGTTTTACAGAGCAAATGAAATCTTTAGGTAAGGTTCCTGAGACGAAGATTTTGAGTTTAAAAACAATGAAAGCCAACCAGTTTGTAGCAGAAGGATTAGGAATCGCTGTTGATGATGACATTATCAAAATGAAACGGCTACGTTCAGCAGATAATGAACCAATGATGTTAGAACGAACTTATTTGCCACTTAGTAAGTTTCCCGACTTAACGTTAGAAATGCTACAAACAACACCACTGTATGAACTCTTTATGAAGCGCTATAACCAAACAGTGAAAGTTGCAGATGAGATTTTATCGGTGGGGATTATGACGGCTAAAGATGCGCAACTCCTTAAATTTTATGAAGGCGCACCGGTCCTAAAGCTCAAACGGACAACTTATAATAATAAAAATGAAATTATCGAATATACACTGAGCGTGGCGCGTGGTGATAAATTTACCTATCATTTGCGGCATCAACGATAA
- the agaS gene encoding tagatose-6-phosphate ketose isomerase, whose translation MFEENESALSKMGASITTHEIKQQPTLWQEAFDNFKAQAVKINTFLTAITPQNGLPIRVIFTGAGTSAYVGDTVMPYLNQAGDTERYQFESIPTTDIVAAPYDYLNPDVTTILVSFARSGNSPESVATVEIAKQVIKDLYEITITCAPDGQLAVASKNDARNLLLMMPAGANDQGFAMTGSYSCMSLTALLVFDQTPIEKKAHYVAKIIAMGQEVIAREAEIQAVVDLDFDRIVYLGSGSLSGLTREAQLKVLELTAGKLTTMFDSSMGFRHGPKSFVNEQTLVFVFVNNQPYTRQYDVDILEEINGDQIAAKTLAIDVQGAQNFSGDRFTFESGCSHLPEGYLALADVMFAQTVSLLSSIKVGNTPDTPSPSGTVNRVVKGVTIHEYE comes from the coding sequence ATGTTTGAAGAAAATGAAAGCGCATTATCGAAAATGGGCGCTAGTATTACGACCCACGAAATCAAACAGCAACCAACACTATGGCAAGAGGCCTTTGACAACTTTAAGGCCCAAGCAGTAAAAATTAACACCTTTCTTACAGCAATTACACCACAAAATGGCTTACCAATTCGGGTTATCTTTACCGGAGCAGGAACATCAGCTTATGTTGGGGATACAGTGATGCCTTATCTAAATCAAGCAGGGGATACGGAGCGTTACCAATTTGAAAGTATTCCAACCACTGATATTGTTGCGGCGCCGTATGATTATTTAAACCCTGATGTAACGACGATTCTAGTTTCATTTGCGAGAAGTGGTAACAGTCCTGAAAGTGTTGCAACAGTTGAAATTGCTAAGCAAGTGATTAAAGACTTATATGAAATCACGATTACTTGCGCACCGGATGGCCAACTAGCAGTTGCTTCTAAGAATGATGCTCGCAATTTATTGTTGATGATGCCAGCGGGTGCTAATGACCAAGGCTTTGCAATGACCGGTTCCTACAGTTGCATGTCACTCACGGCCCTATTGGTCTTTGATCAAACACCAATTGAGAAAAAAGCCCACTATGTCGCAAAAATAATTGCGATGGGTCAAGAAGTGATTGCACGGGAAGCGGAAATTCAAGCCGTCGTTGATTTGGACTTTGACCGAATTGTTTATCTAGGATCAGGGAGCTTATCTGGATTAACACGTGAAGCGCAATTGAAAGTGCTTGAATTAACAGCTGGTAAGTTAACAACGATGTTTGATTCATCAATGGGCTTCCGACATGGGCCTAAATCATTCGTTAACGAACAAACATTGGTTTTTGTTTTCGTCAATAACCAGCCTTACACGAGACAATACGATGTCGATATCTTGGAAGAAATCAACGGTGATCAAATTGCCGCTAAGACGTTAGCAATCGATGTGCAGGGCGCGCAAAATTTCTCAGGTGATCGGTTCACTTTCGAAAGCGGTTGCTCGCACTTGCCAGAAGGGTATCTAGCATTGGCAGATGTGATGTTTGCCCAAACGGTCTCCTTATTAAGTTCGATTAAGGTTGGCAACACACCTGATACACCATCACCCAGTGGGACGGTCAACCGCGTGGTTAAAGGGGTTACGATTCACGAATACGAATAG